From the Pedobacter cryoconitis genome, one window contains:
- a CDS encoding condensation domain-containing protein, whose amino-acid sequence MRRKLTLVEGTMYGDGQTAVNAVVAAKIKGSVDIEDLQLALLKVQARHPLLNVNVREDETGIPYFITNENIGQIPVRISNRYTDEDWEKQTSVECLTPFDAKSGPLMRVVYLKSPEASNLIMVCHHCICDGRAILTLLDETLRLLAEPQTDIGTYQAFSSLCDFIPDRARKSRKNLLMVFLVKKLSRLMLLAVASKKEIKRVKPYLIHWRINEQESAAILSKCRKQGISLHAVLSVIFLKAYDTIETIKPYKKLYCAVDMRKFVPEIKNDMLFAFPAMIELGLKGECNIGFWDQVRLFKEELALKISKTNVNRIFLLDEGLSAFLPKLAKYAKVDAGAHDFTFSNMGNSVIQENYGLIEVQAVYSPVTIFPFGNPSTFFASSFRGQLDFMMTSDVHFLKYEDAILIREKTMELLKEMN is encoded by the coding sequence ATGAGAAGAAAGCTAACGCTAGTGGAAGGAACCATGTATGGTGACGGACAAACGGCGGTGAATGCAGTTGTTGCAGCAAAAATTAAGGGTAGTGTTGACATTGAGGATTTACAGCTTGCGCTACTGAAAGTGCAGGCCAGACATCCGCTGCTGAATGTGAATGTCCGGGAGGATGAAACCGGGATCCCTTATTTCATAACAAACGAAAATATAGGACAAATACCTGTCCGTATCTCCAACCGCTATACTGATGAAGATTGGGAAAAGCAAACATCTGTAGAATGTCTGACCCCATTTGATGCGAAAAGCGGTCCGTTAATGCGTGTTGTTTATTTGAAATCTCCCGAAGCTTCAAACTTAATTATGGTTTGCCATCATTGTATATGTGATGGAAGAGCAATCCTGACTCTTCTGGATGAAACGCTGCGTTTACTAGCTGAACCTCAGACCGATATCGGGACTTATCAAGCCTTCAGTTCCTTATGTGATTTTATTCCTGACCGGGCAAGAAAAAGCAGGAAGAATTTATTAATGGTTTTCCTGGTTAAGAAATTGTCCAGGCTGATGTTACTGGCAGTAGCGTCGAAAAAGGAAATTAAAAGGGTAAAACCTTATTTAATACATTGGAGAATAAACGAGCAGGAATCTGCTGCAATATTAAGCAAGTGCAGGAAACAAGGTATTTCTTTACATGCTGTATTAAGTGTTATATTTCTGAAAGCATATGATACTATTGAAACTATCAAACCTTATAAAAAACTCTACTGTGCAGTAGATATGCGGAAATTCGTTCCGGAGATTAAAAACGATATGTTATTTGCTTTTCCTGCAATGATTGAACTGGGGCTTAAAGGTGAGTGTAATATTGGATTCTGGGATCAGGTGCGCCTGTTTAAAGAAGAGCTGGCTTTGAAAATAAGCAAAACTAATGTGAACAGGATTTTCCTGCTTGATGAAGGGCTTTCCGCTTTCCTGCCTAAGCTTGCCAAATATGCTAAAGTAGATGCAGGAGCCCATGACTTTACTTTTTCGAATATGGGTAACTCTGTGATTCAGGAAAACTATGGACTGATTGAAGTTCAGGCTGTGTATTCGCCGGTGACCATATTCCCTTTTGGAAATCCATCTACTTTCTTCGCCTCTTCTTTTAGGGGGCAGCTTGATTTTATGATGACCTCCGATGTACATTTCCTTAAATATGAAGACGCTATATTGATCAGGGAGAAGACCATGGAGTTATTAAAAGAGATGAATTAA
- a CDS encoding PadR family transcriptional regulator — MSTANGMLKGSLQTIILKLLQENEKMYGYEITQKVKEITSGEIKLTEGAMYPSLHKMEADGMLSTSTELVDNRVRKYYALTTAGKKEVENKLQEAESFIGNLQLLLNLKSKLS, encoded by the coding sequence ATGAGTACAGCAAATGGAATGTTAAAAGGCAGCCTGCAAACTATCATTTTAAAACTTCTTCAGGAAAATGAGAAAATGTATGGTTATGAGATCACCCAGAAAGTGAAGGAAATCACTAGTGGAGAAATTAAACTGACGGAAGGTGCAATGTATCCCAGCTTACATAAAATGGAAGCTGACGGTATGTTAAGTACAAGTACAGAATTAGTGGACAACCGGGTCCGCAAGTATTATGCGCTGACCACCGCTGGCAAAAAAGAAGTAGAAAACAAACTTCAGGAAGCCGAGAGTTTTATTGGGAATCTGCAATTGCTGCTTAACCTCAAATCTAAACTCTCATGA